In Kitasatospora sp. NBC_00240, the following are encoded in one genomic region:
- a CDS encoding polyprenyl synthetase family protein gives MQTVRTSERITEAVTAYLEPALREATAGLSQPVRRMAEYHFGWIDADGQPSVPVGFRRRPALVALLCAGSTGEAWDAVRSAAVAGTLMSAAGTVHDDIGDQEMIRKGRPTLWTVFGVPAAVQVGVALHCLAFELLAADATPASCELGRQAAFAIRECCSGQIRDLDSEGSSRADLQGALDLLESTIALPTAGVAMVGAVVRGAPEAEVEAAKLFGYHAGMAMAFFDDWEGVWSSSRDRLEDPLADLRRRKTRAFVAVALRSEGPARDRLAAFYDDTADPSLAELEQVAALIEECGGRAWLEERIREHVRLAARALPGAVPDPVARAELAAFVHMITDELP, from the coding sequence TTGCAGACCGTACGCACCTCGGAGCGGATCACCGAAGCGGTGACCGCCTACCTGGAACCCGCCCTGCGCGAGGCCACGGCCGGGCTCAGCCAGCCGGTCAGGCGGATGGCCGAGTACCACTTCGGGTGGATCGACGCCGACGGGCAGCCCTCGGTGCCCGTCGGCTTCCGGCGCCGGCCCGCGCTGGTCGCCCTGCTCTGCGCGGGCAGCACCGGCGAGGCCTGGGACGCGGTGCGCAGCGCCGCCGTGGCGGGCACCCTGATGTCCGCGGCCGGCACCGTCCACGACGACATCGGTGACCAGGAGATGATCCGCAAGGGGCGGCCGACCCTGTGGACGGTCTTCGGCGTGCCCGCCGCCGTCCAGGTCGGGGTGGCGCTGCACTGCCTGGCCTTCGAGCTGCTGGCTGCGGACGCCACCCCGGCCTCCTGCGAGCTGGGCCGCCAGGCGGCCTTCGCGATCCGCGAGTGCTGCTCCGGGCAGATCCGGGACCTGGACTCCGAGGGCAGCTCGCGGGCCGACCTGCAGGGCGCGCTGGATCTGCTGGAGAGCACGATCGCGCTGCCCACGGCCGGTGTCGCGATGGTCGGCGCGGTGGTGCGCGGGGCGCCGGAGGCGGAGGTCGAGGCGGCGAAGCTGTTCGGCTACCACGCCGGTATGGCGATGGCGTTCTTCGACGACTGGGAGGGGGTCTGGAGCAGCTCGCGCGACCGACTGGAGGATCCGCTGGCCGACCTTCGCCGGCGCAAGACCCGGGCCTTCGTCGCGGTGGCCCTGCGGAGCGAGGGCCCGGCCCGCGACCGGCTCGCGGCCTTCTACGACGACACCGCGGACCCGTCCCTGGCGGAGCTGGAGCAGGTGGCCGCGCTGATCGAGGAGTGCGGTGGCCGCGCCTGGCTGGAGGAGCGGATCAGGGAGCACGTCCGGCTGGCCGCCCGCGCGCTGCCCGGCGCGGTGCCCGACCCGGTCGCCCGGGCCGAACTCGCGGCCTTCGTGCACATGATCACCGACGAGCTGCCGTAG
- a CDS encoding IS5 family transposase produces MGRGDLTNDEWVQLAPHLPKTGRRGGRWTDHRMVINGILFRVRTGVPWRDLPERFGSWKTVYERHRRWSADGTWERILQGVQAEADSQGGIDWSMVSVDSTSCRAHQHAAGAPRRTPRMPKRRSTPRQHRPDEGIGRSRGGLTSKIHLAGEGGRRPLAMMITPGQWGDSPQLIPVLERIRVKRPGGGHPRTRPDHLGGDKAYSSRRNRCYLRRRQIKHTIPEPKDQRANRRRRGSKGGRPVGFDKEMYKRRNEVERTINRLKHSRAVATRYDKRGYVFHGTVTVASIRLWLRA; encoded by the coding sequence GTGGGGCGGGGCGATCTGACGAACGACGAGTGGGTGCAACTGGCACCACATCTGCCGAAGACCGGGCGTCGCGGTGGACGGTGGACTGATCACCGGATGGTGATCAACGGGATCCTGTTCCGGGTCCGCACGGGCGTCCCGTGGCGGGACCTGCCGGAGCGGTTCGGGAGCTGGAAAACCGTGTACGAGCGCCACCGCCGGTGGTCGGCGGACGGCACCTGGGAAAGGATCCTCCAGGGCGTCCAGGCCGAGGCCGACTCCCAGGGGGGCATCGACTGGAGCATGGTGAGCGTGGACTCCACCTCGTGCCGGGCCCACCAGCACGCTGCCGGTGCACCGCGCAGAACACCCCGTATGCCGAAGCGGAGATCAACGCCCCGGCAGCACCGCCCCGACGAGGGAATCGGCCGGTCCCGTGGCGGCCTGACCTCCAAGATCCACCTTGCCGGGGAAGGCGGCCGCCGTCCACTGGCCATGATGATCACGCCCGGGCAGTGGGGCGACAGCCCGCAGCTGATCCCGGTCCTAGAACGCATCAGGGTCAAGCGCCCCGGCGGCGGCCATCCGCGCACCCGCCCCGACCACCTCGGCGGCGATAAGGCGTACAGCTCCCGCCGCAATCGCTGCTACCTGCGTAGACGCCAGATTAAGCACACCATCCCGGAGCCGAAGGACCAGCGGGCCAATCGTCGGCGCCGCGGCAGCAAAGGAGGCCGACCCGTCGGCTTCGACAAGGAGATGTACAAGCGGCGGAACGAGGTCGAGCGGACGATCAACCGACTCAAGCACTCACGGGCCGTTGCGACGCGGTATGACAAGCGCGGCTACGTCTTCCACGGCACCGTCACCGTCGCGTCGATACGTCTCTGGCTCAGAGCCTGA
- a CDS encoding IS701 family transposase, translated as MLRSVDLGELERLRGDLGDFVAEVFASLARKDQRRQGDCYLRGLMLDGRRKSIQPMADRLPDGNMQALQQFVSQSPWDHTPVLRQIAGKMTAALAPEAWVIDDTSFPKAGDQSVATSRQYCGALGKRSLCQVGVSVHAVTDKASSPLSWRLFVPPEWDDRDDARRRRTGLPAEVGHVEKWRLAIDTLEELITWGLAPQVVVADAGYGQSAAFRHALRSRDLDHIVAVRGDETAHRHDAEPVAPAYSGAGRRTLPRYRTESDSLRELATREGRRAFRQVTWRQGSRGAMRSRFRVLQVRPAGKIPRTLAAADAGGSAAWDGVLPAETLLVEWPPGEAAPTDYWLTNLPPDTAIRRLVRLAKIRWRIEHDYREMKHGLGLDHFEGRTWRGWHHHVTLVTAAHAFLTLRRLDPKAETPA; from the coding sequence AGCGCCGGCAGGGAGATTGCTACCTTCGCGGACTGATGCTGGACGGGCGGCGCAAGTCGATCCAGCCGATGGCGGATCGGCTGCCGGACGGGAACATGCAGGCCTTGCAGCAGTTCGTCAGCCAGTCGCCGTGGGACCACACGCCGGTGCTGCGACAGATCGCAGGGAAGATGACCGCCGCCCTCGCGCCCGAGGCGTGGGTGATCGACGACACCTCCTTCCCGAAGGCCGGCGACCAGTCCGTGGCGACCTCGCGGCAGTACTGCGGCGCACTGGGGAAACGCTCGCTCTGCCAGGTCGGGGTGAGCGTCCACGCCGTCACCGACAAGGCCTCCAGCCCGTTGTCGTGGCGACTGTTCGTGCCGCCGGAGTGGGACGACCGTGATGACGCCCGTCGGCGGCGGACCGGCCTGCCCGCCGAGGTCGGGCATGTCGAGAAGTGGCGGCTCGCGATCGACACGCTGGAGGAGCTGATCACATGGGGGCTCGCCCCGCAGGTCGTGGTCGCCGACGCGGGCTACGGCCAGTCCGCCGCCTTCCGCCACGCTCTGCGTTCCAGGGACCTGGACCACATCGTGGCGGTGCGCGGGGACGAGACCGCGCACCGCCACGACGCGGAGCCGGTGGCGCCCGCCTACAGCGGCGCAGGCCGCAGGACACTGCCCCGCTACCGCACCGAATCCGACTCCTTGCGTGAACTCGCGACCCGCGAAGGACGTCGGGCGTTTCGGCAGGTCACCTGGCGCCAGGGCAGCCGCGGGGCGATGCGCTCGCGCTTCCGCGTCCTGCAGGTGCGGCCCGCGGGCAAGATCCCCCGAACACTCGCCGCCGCCGACGCCGGCGGCAGCGCCGCGTGGGACGGCGTCCTGCCCGCCGAGACCCTGCTGGTCGAATGGCCGCCCGGCGAGGCCGCACCCACCGACTACTGGCTGACCAATCTCCCACCCGACACCGCGATCCGCAGGCTCGTGCGCCTGGCCAAGATCCGCTGGCGGATCGAGCACGACTACCGCGAGATGAAGCACGGCCTGGGCCTGGACCACTTCGAGGGCCGCACCTGGCGCGGCTGGCACCACCACGTCACCCTCGTCACCGCCGCCCACGCCTTCCTCACCCTCCGGCGCCTCGACCCAAAAGCCGAAACGCCGGCCTGA
- a CDS encoding ricin-type beta-trefoil lectin domain protein, which translates to MPAPAPAPQESPTGPGGAAPPARRRTPPPAGPGRRTLHRLRAAGLAAALALAVTPAATAVPPIAARPAAAAAVPLPAAATGTITVDGASGGRVLDGIGAASGGGGNSRLLYDYPEPQRSEILDLLFKPGYGASLQILKVEVGGDTNSTDGAEPSAEHTATDTDWNRGYEWWLMEQAKARNPDIRIYALAWGAPGWIDSFWSTAMIDYYIRWIEHARSDHGLTIDFVGGWNEHQDVDRAWYREFHAALAAHGLPTRIVGADDGGADWTVADEMADDPAFAAAVDVIGIHYPCGYLTAQTDCRPPNGHALDSGKQIWASESGSHDHQDGVALIRGTNRAYLDARMTSYINWPLVAAVHQSLPFSTDGLLLANQPWSGNYTVGRNLWATAHTTRFTRAGWQYLDTGSGYLGGDRAAGSHVSLKSPDGSAWTTVVETTTATAARSASFRIRGGLPDATVHVWASKLDSTDPVQWMTRQPDLSPVAGAFSLTLQPGHAYTLTNTEPGPLGTPAPVPARHPLPLPYTDDFERYPAGREARYLSDMQGAFETAPCAGGRPGTCLRQAAPVRPIEWSRADCEPFALLGDPGWGDYTVSLDALLPPAGGVELLGRATRQSKGAPGHQAGYYLRLSDGGAWSVTRNSATDAESVTTLLSGTTTPPGSTAWHTVGLGFRGSTITATLDGAVLGTVTDATYSVGLAGLGTTGYQPAQFDNLAVTGSGAGDTSTLVGVGSDRCVDATALGSADGTPLQLWTCNGGANQRVTLAPGAALTLYGKCLVPAGRGTAPGTPIVLGPCDGGVDQRWALNGDGTIVGARSGLCLGVAGARRDDGAPLELGACTGDDSRHWTRV; encoded by the coding sequence TTGCCCGCCCCTGCGCCCGCACCCCAGGAATCGCCCACCGGCCCGGGCGGCGCCGCTCCCCCGGCCCGCCGCCGCACCCCTCCCCCGGCAGGCCCCGGACGGCGGACGCTCCACCGCCTGCGCGCCGCCGGCCTGGCCGCCGCGCTCGCGCTGGCCGTCACCCCGGCCGCCACCGCCGTACCGCCCATCGCCGCGAGGCCCGCGGCCGCGGCCGCCGTCCCCCTCCCGGCGGCGGCCACCGGGACGATCACCGTCGACGGCGCCTCCGGCGGCCGGGTCCTCGACGGCATCGGCGCGGCCAGCGGCGGCGGCGGCAACAGCCGGCTGCTGTACGACTACCCGGAGCCGCAGCGCTCCGAGATCCTGGACCTCCTCTTCAAACCCGGTTACGGCGCGAGCCTGCAGATCCTCAAGGTCGAGGTGGGCGGGGACACCAACTCCACCGACGGCGCCGAGCCCAGTGCCGAGCACACCGCCACCGACACCGACTGGAACCGCGGCTACGAGTGGTGGCTGATGGAACAGGCCAAGGCCCGCAACCCCGACATCAGGATCTACGCCCTCGCCTGGGGCGCACCCGGCTGGATCGACTCGTTCTGGTCCACCGCGATGATCGACTACTACATCCGGTGGATCGAGCACGCCCGCAGCGACCACGGCCTGACCATCGACTTCGTCGGCGGCTGGAACGAGCACCAGGACGTCGACCGGGCCTGGTACCGGGAGTTCCACGCCGCCCTCGCCGCACACGGCCTGCCCACCCGGATCGTCGGGGCCGACGACGGCGGCGCCGACTGGACGGTGGCCGACGAGATGGCCGACGACCCCGCCTTCGCCGCGGCCGTCGACGTCATCGGCATCCACTACCCCTGCGGGTACCTGACCGCCCAGACCGACTGCCGGCCGCCGAACGGCCATGCTTTGGACAGCGGGAAGCAGATCTGGGCGAGCGAGAGCGGGTCGCACGACCATCAGGACGGTGTCGCGCTGATCCGCGGGACGAACCGCGCCTACCTCGACGCCCGGATGACCTCGTACATCAACTGGCCGCTGGTCGCCGCCGTCCACCAGAGCCTGCCTTTCTCCACCGACGGGCTCCTGCTGGCCAATCAGCCCTGGTCGGGCAACTACACCGTCGGGCGCAACCTCTGGGCCACCGCGCACACCACCCGCTTCACCCGGGCCGGCTGGCAGTACCTGGACACCGGCAGCGGGTACCTCGGCGGCGACCGGGCGGCCGGCAGCCACGTCTCGTTGAAGTCCCCCGACGGCAGCGCCTGGACGACCGTCGTCGAGACGACCACCGCCACCGCCGCCCGCAGCGCCTCGTTCCGGATCCGCGGCGGCCTGCCCGACGCCACGGTGCACGTCTGGGCCAGCAAGCTCGACTCGACCGATCCCGTGCAGTGGATGACCCGGCAGCCCGACCTGTCCCCCGTCGCCGGAGCCTTCTCCCTGACCCTGCAGCCCGGCCACGCCTACACCCTCACCAACACCGAACCAGGCCCCCTGGGCACGCCCGCCCCCGTACCGGCCAGGCACCCCCTGCCGCTGCCCTACACCGACGACTTCGAGCGCTACCCCGCCGGCCGGGAGGCCCGCTACCTGTCCGACATGCAGGGCGCCTTCGAGACCGCGCCGTGCGCCGGCGGACGCCCGGGCACCTGCCTGCGACAGGCCGCGCCCGTCCGGCCGATCGAGTGGTCCCGGGCCGACTGCGAACCGTTCGCCCTGCTCGGCGACCCCGGCTGGGGCGACTACACCGTCAGCCTGGACGCCCTCCTGCCCCCCGCCGGCGGCGTCGAACTGCTGGGCCGCGCGACCCGGCAGTCCAAGGGTGCCCCGGGACACCAGGCCGGGTACTACCTGCGGCTCTCGGACGGCGGAGCCTGGTCCGTCACCCGCAACAGCGCCACCGACGCCGAGTCGGTGACCACCCTGCTCAGCGGCACCACCACCCCTCCCGGCAGCACGGCCTGGCACACCGTCGGCCTGGGCTTCCGGGGCAGTACGATCACCGCCACCCTGGACGGCGCCGTGCTCGGCACCGTCACCGACGCCACGTACTCCGTCGGTCTGGCGGGCCTCGGCACCACCGGCTACCAGCCGGCGCAGTTCGACAACCTGGCCGTCACGGGCAGCGGGGCCGGGGACACCTCCACGCTGGTCGGGGTCGGATCGGACCGGTGCGTGGACGCCACGGCGCTCGGCAGCGCGGACGGCACCCCGCTCCAGCTGTGGACCTGCAACGGCGGCGCCAACCAGCGGGTCACCCTCGCCCCCGGAGCCGCCCTCACCCTCTACGGCAAGTGCCTGGTACCGGCCGGCCGCGGCACCGCACCCGGTACGCCGATCGTCCTCGGGCCTTGCGACGGCGGCGTCGACCAGCGGTGGGCCCTGAACGGCGACGGCACGATCGTCGGCGCCCGGTCGGGGCTCTGCCTCGGCGTGGCGGGCGCCCGCAGGGACGACGGCGCCCCGCTGGAGCTGGGCGCCTGCACCGGCGACGACAGCCGGCACTGGACCAGGGTCTGA